The Roseofilum reptotaenium CS-1145 genome has a window encoding:
- a CDS encoding homoserine dehydrogenase has product MAYNIGLLGLGTVGAGTVDILLNPEGRHPLLGDLNLYRVGVRDLNKPRAVKLPDELLTTDLEAIVSDEAVDIVVELIGGLEPARSLILQAIAHGKHVVTANKAVISRYGDEIYDAANAAGVYVMLEAAVGGGIPVINPLKQALGVNRIQSVIGIINGTTNYILSRMQQEGSDFGEVLVDAQSLGYAEADPTADVDGWDAADKIAILAALAFGGRVKREEVHCEGIRSISAADISYAQKLGFRIKLLAIARRDPSPDAIDHLQIRVHPTLVPLSHPLASINGVFNAILVEGDPIGPVMFYGQGAGAGPTASAVTSDIINIAAILKTETEPIPHPLLSCTHQHYCTLTRVEELESRFYIRLIAKDRPKVIGHLGMIFGEHGVSLESVVQIGFREDLAEIVIVTHETREGNFREALAEVEDLEEIDTVPSVIRVL; this is encoded by the coding sequence GTGGCATATAACATTGGCTTGCTAGGCTTAGGAACCGTAGGAGCAGGAACGGTTGATATTTTACTGAACCCGGAAGGACGGCATCCCCTCTTAGGTGACCTAAACCTGTATCGGGTTGGTGTTCGAGATCTGAATAAACCTAGAGCGGTGAAACTGCCAGATGAGTTGCTCACCACCGATCTCGAAGCCATTGTCTCTGATGAAGCGGTGGATATTGTGGTGGAATTAATCGGCGGTTTAGAACCGGCGCGATCGCTCATTCTTCAGGCGATCGCCCATGGAAAGCATGTGGTGACCGCTAATAAAGCCGTGATTTCCCGATATGGTGATGAAATTTATGATGCAGCGAATGCTGCGGGCGTTTACGTGATGCTGGAAGCGGCTGTGGGCGGGGGGATTCCGGTGATTAATCCCCTGAAGCAAGCCTTGGGCGTGAACCGAATTCAATCCGTAATTGGTATCATTAATGGCACGACTAATTATATTTTGTCCCGGATGCAGCAGGAAGGCTCGGACTTTGGAGAGGTTCTGGTGGATGCCCAGAGTTTAGGCTATGCGGAAGCCGATCCCACGGCGGATGTGGATGGTTGGGATGCGGCGGATAAGATTGCCATTTTAGCGGCTCTAGCCTTTGGCGGGCGAGTGAAACGGGAGGAAGTGCATTGTGAAGGCATTCGTTCTATTAGTGCAGCCGATATTAGTTATGCTCAAAAACTGGGATTTCGGATTAAACTTTTGGCGATCGCTCGTCGAGATCCGTCCCCAGATGCGATCGATCATCTCCAAATTCGTGTCCATCCCACCCTCGTGCCCTTGAGCCATCCCCTTGCCAGTATCAATGGCGTATTTAACGCCATTTTAGTTGAAGGAGACCCCATCGGGCCGGTGATGTTCTACGGCCAAGGGGCAGGAGCAGGGCCAACGGCTAGCGCGGTTACATCCGATATCATTAATATTGCGGCTATCCTGAAAACGGAAACCGAACCCATCCCCCATCCCCTCCTCAGTTGCACCCATCAGCACTATTGCACCCTCACTCGAGTTGAGGAATTAGAGAGTCGCTTTTATATCCGCTTAATTGCCAAAGATCGTCCCAAAGTTATTGGTCATCTGGGCATGATTTTCGGCGAGCATGGGGTGAGTTTAGAGTCTGTGGTACAAATTGGATTCAGGGAAGATTTAGCGGAAATTGTGATTGTGACTCATGAAACCCGTGAAGGCAATTTTAGAGAAGCCTTAGCAGAAGTCGAAGATTTGGAGGAGATCGACACTGTGCCGAGTGTTATTCGGGTGTTATAA